The stretch of DNA aaaattcataaattaaaagttaaaaaaaatacacataTTATTCATTCGAACAATAGTTCAATATAAAGTGTTCATAGTTTTGTATAAAAATtaactaaatttaaaaaaaaaaatttacacatATAAACCCAAATATAAAGTACACTACGCATGTACAAtcacaaaaataaaaagaatatattAGTGTCTAAATAatgacaaaaatttatgtgagacgatatcacatatcatatttTGTCATACAGATCTATTATTtatctcattcatgaaaaatattactttttatgctaagagtgttactttttattgtgaatttcGGTAAGATTTGCCCgtgtcacagataaagattcgtgaaaccgtctcacaagagatctactcctaaataaatataaaatgaaaaaataattctACAACGATTGGAGACGATGTAATCTAGttcaaaataaaagattttaaaaaaaatgttgattAGCACTAGGTTTGTTTCGTATCAGATTGGTTCTATTGTTGTCAAACTCACACCAAACCAAATGTATATAGtagattttattaaataacaaaccaaagaacatataataattaaaactaaCCGGCCTCAACAGATATCTAAGTTGATAGCGTATGCACGTGTTTGAACAATGAAAAAGAGTTATAAGATTTAAAACTAATCAATCATCTCAGCAAATATCCAAATTAATAGAGCATGTGAGTATTTGATCATTGatttttagttcgatttttCATGCCAAGATTTTTCATGCCAACACCTTTTTGGATGAGCCTGTGGTACATGGTTAGTCTATAGTGGTTTACCTGACTAACATGATTAATAGAATATTGCATTAGTACCAAGATTTACTGGAAAATAACGACAGCTAGTTCTCGTaagacaaaaaaattaaaactaacCGAACAAAACCAGTATTTTCAATTAAGATGGACATTAAAGCAAAATAGACTACAATATCACACAAACTTTGAaaaaagatataaaaatatattattgcaCTGCGCATTCAGTTGTGATTAAACTTGGTGGTGCTTTTCATGTTGTCGTAATTATTACGAGGAAATGTTGGTTTTGTGCGGGAAAAAAGGCTATTAAATCTAGATCTACAAAAAAAACCTTATTATTCTAATTGAAAGGTACACAAAAATAAAGATGTTGGCACAGCATTATTGGTCTGAGTGAAGTATTCGGCTGCTGCGATAGACATCCATATTTGTTCCAATAGAAACTCTACTTAACATTTTTCGGGATGTCAATTTCTCTTAATTCGAGTAAAAATTGAGCTTCGCCTTGTGTCGGACGGCTTGATTCGTGCTGTACTATGTATGTGGAGTCAGTATTGTTTTTAATGTAGAATtcgtttcttgttttttttgttttttgttttcgaTGTAAAATACGTCAGTCAAGTAAATTATTTTTGACATATTCGTTCGAAAAGATATTAATAAGAAAATCGAATTTATGATCATTGATCTAACGCTCACATACTCCAACAACTCGAACATATATCAAAAGCAGTTGAATTGCTTTCCTGAACCATATCTCAAGTCTTAACCGATATTCTCTTCTTAAAATTGCTTTGTTGAATAAACATCGTCAAATCAATTCCTTAAAATTTACACCCAATAAATGACTTAAAATCTATTGTTTCCATTGATATGTTACTTTTGAGTTCGTCTTCGACTACTTAATCACCCACGTAGATCGTTAAATGTATGAATATTAGGTATCGCATCGATATAAAAGCTAcacatgtttttatttaattataaattaaagaGATGGAGAAAATCAAGATGAATTTTTTGGGTAACTCAAAGTCTTGAAAAAACTGTAGTAATCCCATCAACAATGGTGTACCATATGCCCCATTTTCCTCATAGATAAGCGTATCAAATCCGCCCGCGTGTGGCCATTATTCTTGAGTTGGGGAGCAAAACAGAAATGCAAGGAAAACTTCAAGGTCTTGAGATTCGGGCCTACTGGACTCAATTTCACGTGATTGGGAAGAGGGGCCTTGTTGGCGATGAAGCTTCACTTAATGGGCTTTGTGTCAGTCCAATTTTGTGGCcacttatttaattttctttcctCGGCCCATAAACTGAGTGTTGAAGATTCCAGACGTTGGAAATCAAGGCCGTCCACATACATTACTATATCACCCCTCTATAATTCAATTCAATTCAATTCAATAAACACAAACTCCTCATTAATACATACCATACTTTTATTTCATTTCCCAAGGTTCAATTTTCTTCGTATACATAAAAAAAAGTAGATTTCTCGTGATGAATTTTTATGTGTGAAACGGTTCAATCCTATCGATGTTCAcaacaaaaattaatatttttagcataaaaagtaatactttttcattgatgacccaaataagagattcatctcacaaaatacgacccgtgagaccgtctcacgtagattttatctataaaaaaatacaatatttaaaatCCAAGCTTATTCATTACATTTTTTTTACcagcaattctttgtatttgATAATGATATCAATTGGTTCCCTGGCACCTTGTCTTCTCGTCTCTTCTTCTCTGGATTGTTCCCCCGATGCAAATTCGATGCTAGTGTGCTGCATTTCTACGTTATTATTCTTTGCCCTTTTCTAGGGTTTCTTTTCGCCTCCATGAATTCGATCTTTCTCCGCAACTCTCTCTGACGCTCGATGTTTCTTGTATCCTGATTGAAAATCTGAGGTAAATGTTGATTGTTTGCCGTAGAGGGTAATCATCTATCGTCAAGTCGTTTTGGTTTCACCGGTATATTGTTTTTATCCAGTGTTGATTTATGAAAACGTTTGTATATATCCGTGCTTGTAGCTCTGTGATCTAAGCAGGGTTCGCCCTTCCTAGTTGTTCGATTGCTCAACTTTTTCAAGTTGCATTTCGAGCTTGTTTTTATTCATTTCTTTTTTAGAGACAAGTCACCTAAAAATTTTGGTACCAAGTTGGCATGTTTTACAGGGCTTTTTTTTCCCTCAAGAAGTTACAACCTTATTATCTCGTATATCTAGAGTTTTTGACATCTTTGTCCTAAAGTAGAATTAGAGTCTTCAATCATGGACTTGTAGGGATGATCTCTTGATTGCCAATTAAAAGCTAGATCATGGCTGCTTGATCTTTTTTGTTGGTATGTATTCACTAGGATTTTGGTCAGCCCATTAGCAAATAACTTACAGAAATCGTCACATTTCGAAAACTGCACTGAGTATTGGTCACTCTAAGTTTTGGTTTGTTTTATTGGTGTTTCAACTTTCATGGTGAAACAACAAAGTATTTGGGTGTATGTTGATGAGAAAAGCATAGAGGCTTTGGTTTTGTTGTACTTTTGGATCCAGATTCTAGACATCATTGACATGTTTCTTCGTATAGACATTGATATATAATTGATGAATGGATGATAATGTTATTATGAACAGAACATAATAGTTACGTTATATTGCGCATGCAATGTTCGTGCTTTTTTGTATTATTGTATAAGCATCGTTTGGTGCGAATTATGAGATTCGACATCCTAATATTATCCGGCGTTTGATTCAAGTTTTACAATTATTAGAGTTAAAAATCAGCTATATTATCCTTCTTTTAATTTATCATTTCATCCTTCATCGGCACATCTTACAAGCCAAATGGTCCCAATTGTATAAAAGTGGTGTGTGTGCAGACTGATTAGTTATATTAAAGCATTGATTTATGTGATCGGGTTCTAAAAACTTGTGAATATTTCACTTTTCCCCgtaggttttaacatattagAGATATTCCCCATTTTCTACCTGGAGCACATGGACTGTTGGGGTTGCCTGCAAACAAGAATTTATTTATTGATAAAAGAGATTTTGATTCCTTTCGTTGATTGATTTCCAGATATACTCTGCAAAGCTATCAATTCCTCATATGGCAGACAAAATGAGGCCACCCAGCACCTTGACAGTTTACCTTTACGTTCCAAACATTATCGGTGGGCATAATTGATAAAGTGTTTGATGATATATCATGATTTTTGTTGGTTTTTTCTAATGATAATGATGTGGTGATATTCTTTATTTGGTAAATCAACGAGAGCTTGCAGGTTACATTAGAATATTAATGAATTGCTTTGCTTTTGCGATATGCTTCAAGGACAAAACTCTATTCTCTATTCTGTATTTTGTCAGGTGTGGATTTTATTTCTGGCGTAtgttttttcattttaatttgaTTTCAAATTATCTGTTGTTTAATTGCATTTATGTTTACTTTTTTAGCTTCGTTTGTGATGCTTTGGATGGCTGGTTTGCTCGCAAACTGAATCAAGGTTAGGGTTTGTGCCTTGTTGATTTGTCAGTCGATGTCAAAATGTTGCCTTGTTCCCTAATCTCGAAGAACTTTATTCGTTATAATTGTGTTCTGAGGTTTCATAATGTTCAAGGGCATTACTTTTGGTCAGTTTGATGTAATTTAGAACACAAGTATAATGagtgattttcttccgctgaaTCTggggaaattttatattttgaaggATACTTCTTGAGGCGTAAAGGGGTATACCACGCGTATATCTGTTTTGTGAACGTAGAGAAAATTTCCCACACAATACAGGATAATATTTGGAATTATCCGTCCATCGTAATCTAGAAATAGTGCATCATAATTTGAAAGAATCTAATGATGCCTCCATTCTTAGCATTTCACCCCTGGCTAACCCAGCTTGCTTGTTACATTTGAATGGACTTTGAAACGTTAACTTGTTTAATACAGTTTCAACTTTTGGAGCAGTTCTGGACATGGTTACTGACAGGTATGTGTTGTCTAAATTTTGTAGCGCCATTTACATGTCATTTTACCCCTGGTTCCACACTTCACCTGACACGTGTTTGGTCTTCAATGTGTGATGGCTaagttaaaatcttaatttgggTGTTTTTCCACAGGATAAGCACAGCTTGTCTCCTGGTGATTTTATCGCAAGTTTAtaggtgattttttttaaactttattTCGTGCTGTTTGGGgtttatttactatattatgaGTTCTCACTTCTGAAAGCCAGGCCTGGATTTATTTTCTTGTCGCTGCTTGCTCTAGATATAGCCAGCCATTGGTTGCAAATGTATAGGTATTTATTTTCTTGTTAAATCACCTTTTGGACtctgttttaaaatttattgaacTAAATCAAATTAGGGATCATGTGACAGTGCTCACTTTTTAACTTACTTGCCATGTAAGCATCTCAcagattttgatattttattttcactTGCTAATGTATTACAGCACCTTCTTGGTGGGAAAAATTAGCCATAAGGATGTCAAAGATAGCAGCAATTGGTTGTTCAAACTTTACTATGGGAACCGCAAATTTATGTGTTACTGTTGTGTTTCTTGTGAGGTGAATGTTTTTGATAATGTGTACCAGAAATAGTTTATTACCTTTTTGATAGACTTACTTTATTGAATCCGTTTGACTATTAGGTTCTTtacattcttttatttcttctaGCTAAGGAGAACAAGGGTCTCATTGATGTAAGTCTTTTCTTCTCGATTGCATCAATATTTTTGCACCCAAGATTGATTATGTAATACTCATGTACCTGTGATATTTTTACCTTCAGGTTCTAGTGAATGCTGCAACACAAAGTTGGTTCTATTTGTCATCACTTACTTTGGTTATTGTTGGATGGTTAATCAAGCAGATAGTTAATATTATACAGGTGTGCGACTTAGCCTCATTGTTCTTATAGACAATGTTTCTATTTTCCACATAATGATCGTGAATGCATGATTCTGAGTATTAGAATTGCATGTCTATAAATTTGTGATTCTATCTCGAGTCTCGATTCTAACTATGAAGATCAAACACGTGTAGctcaagtaattaaaatgcATACAGCTGAAGAAGCAGCTGACTTCATAGTACAATGGCCGGTTGTGAGGGTAGTAATCGATTTTTTTGTGGATATTATTCCAGTTATGTGCTTGGTCGAAAGGTAAAAGGAATGTCCCATGGGCCCGAACCTGATTCACTTCATAGCATCATTAGATGTAATTCCCATAAAAAAATTCTTAGAAAGTTACTGTATATCTTTCTGGGTTCTTGCCTTATATGCCTCCTTTTATTGAGTGATTCATTCATTTTATGGTGGCAGATGAAAACCGCGGCTGATGCTTGCATAGTCTATGACATTAATAAGAAGCAGTAGGGATTATTTCTGCAGCTACAACTCTTGTCAAATGACGCTGCTATGTTTGTTTCTGCAAACATTTTTGAGTTTACAATTTGGAACCTGCTGC from Primulina tabacum isolate GXHZ01 chromosome 3, ASM2559414v2, whole genome shotgun sequence encodes:
- the LOC142539810 gene encoding CDP-diacylglycerol--inositol 3-phosphatidyltransferase 1-like, translated to MADKMRPPSTLTVYLYVPNIIGYIRILMNCFAFAICFKDKTLFSILYFVSFVCDALDGWFARKLNQVSTFGAVLDMVTDRISTACLLVILSQVYRPGFIFLSLLALDIASHWLQMYSTFLVGKISHKDVKDSSNWLFKLYYGNRKFMCYCCVSCEVLYILLFLLAKENKGLIDVLVNAATQSWFYLSSLTLVIVGWLIKQIVNIIQMKTAADACIVYDINKKQ